The segment CCCTCCCATGGACATCACACCCTTGACCTTCTCGGGGCTCCGCCCCGGACCCGCGAGTGCGATGACCACAGGTCCCTCCCACGAGTGGGTCCCTCCCATGGACATCACACCTCCACCTTGATGATCCCGCGGATGAGGAACCACGCCAGGCCCATGGCGCCGAGGGCGCCGAGGATCATCACGCGGCCGAGGGGGTTGGTGAGCATGGGCTGCAGGTAGGCGGCGTTGGTCGTCATGACCCCGGCGAGGACCACGAACGGCAGCGCCATCAGGATGATCGCGGAGATCTTGCCCTCGGCGGTCAACGCGCGGACCTCGCGGCGGATCTCCATGCGGTCGTGCATGAACTCGGCCAGGACGTCGAGGATCTCGGCGAGCTTGCCGCCGGTGCGACGCTGGATGAGCATCGCCCGGACCGCCCAGCGCAGGTCGGTCGAGCCCACCCGCTCGCCCATCGCGAGCAGCGCATCGTCCAGCGGGCGGCCGACCCGGGTGTCGGCCAGCACGCGGGCGAACTCCCCGGCCAGCGGCGCCGACCCGTGGGTGGCGTAGCCCTCCAGGGCCTGCTGGAGGGAGTGGCCCGAGCGCATCGCCGACCCCATCTGCCCCAGGGCCTCGGGCAGCTGCTCGTCACAGCGGGACGAGTAGCGGTCGGCCCGCCCCGACAGCAGCAGGTAGGTGGCGATGGGGAAGGCGAGGGCGAACATCGCGGCAACCAGCACCCCGTCCAGCACCCATCCCAGCGCCCCGGCGCCGAGCGACAGGCCGCCGAGCAGGAGCAGGAACTCCGTGGGCTTGAGGACCCAGCCGGCGCGGGTCAGCTTGTCGGCCAGGCTGGCGTACAGCCCCGAGCCCGACCCGATGTCCTCCGCGGCGCGGACCAGCGCCGACCACGTCGCCGCGAGCGAGGGGTCGTGCTCGGTCCCGGTGTCGTCGGCGAGGACGCGACGCAGCCGCTCGACCCCGCGGGCCCGGCGGTTCTGCCAGGACACGAGCAGCAGCACGAGGCCGCCGGTCAGCAGCAGGCCGGCGCCGAGGATCCCGACGAGCGAGACGTCCTGGACGATGGAGGCGTCCATGTCAGCGGCCCTTCCGGCTGGTGTCGGGCAGCTCGGCGAACAGCCCACGGTCGATACGCACGCCGGAGCGCTGCAGCTTGTCCAGCACCTTCGGGCGGAAGCCCGTCGGGCGGAGGTACCCCGCGGAGGAGGAGGTGTCCCGGCCACCTTCGGTGAAGTGGTAGGCGAACAGGGTCTGGGTCGTGATGACGTCGCCCTCGAGGCCCTGCACCTCCTCGATGGCGGAGATGACCCGGCGTCCGTCCCCGAGCCGGTCGAGGTGGACCATGAGGTCCAGCGCCGAGCCGACCTGCTCGCGGATGGCCCGCAGGCCGAGCTCCACGCCCGACATGAGGATCATCGTCTCCAGCCGTGACAGGGCGTCGCGAGGCGAGTTGGCGTGCACCGTCGTCAGCGACCCCTCGTGGCCGGTGTTCATCGCCTGGAGCATGTCGAGGGCCTCGGGGCCACGGACCTCACCGACGATGATGCGGTCGGGTCGCATGCGCAGGGCGTTGCGGACCAGGTCGCGGATCGTGACCTGACCGGCGCCCTCGGCGTTGGGTGGCCGGGTCTCCAGGGGGATGACGTGGGGCTGGTTGAGCTGCAGCTCGGCGGCGTCCTCGATGGAGACGATGCGCTCGCCGGCGGGGACGAACTGGCTGACCGCGTTGAGCACGGTGGTCTTGCCCGTGCCGGTACCGCCCGAGACGAGGATGTTGAGCTTGCCCTCGACGCAGGCGCTGAGGAACTGCGCCGTCGCGGCCGACAACGAGCCGACCTGGACGAGGTCCTCCATCAGCAGCGGCTGCTCGGGGAACTTCCGGATCGTCATGACCGGGCCCTTGAGGGACAGGGGCGGCAGGATGACGTTGACGCGGGAGCCGTCGGCCAGGCGGGCGTCGCACATGGGCGAGGACTCGTCGACCCGGCGTCCCACCGACGACACGATCCGGTCGATGACGTGGCGCAGGTGCCGTTCGTCGTCGAAGCGCACGTCGGTCGCCTCGATCCGGCCGGCCCGCTCGACGAAGATGTCATCGGGCCCGTTGACCATGATCTCGGTGACGTCGGGGTCGGCCAGCAGCGGCTCGATCGGCCCGTGGCCGAGGATGTCGGCGGTGACCTCGGCCAGCAGGCGCTGCCGCTGGCCGGTGTTGGTGACGGTGTTGGTGGCCACGACGGCGTCGTCGAACCGGTTGCGCACCTCAGCGGCGAGGTCGATCCCGGCCGTGCCGGCCGACAGCAGCGGGCCGAGCCCGTCGATGATGTGGGCCTGGATGCGGCGCTTGCGGGCCAGCCAGTCCTCACCGACACGGCCACGGCCGAGGTCGGCCGGCGGGGTCGGGGGTGGGCCGGACCGGTCCGGGACGGCCGGTGTCGGGGCAACGACCGGTGTGCTCGCGGCGACGGGGGCCGGCGCAGCCGGTGGGGGAGGGGGTGCGGTGCCGAGGCGGTCGGACAGCTTCATGGCGTCAGCTCCTCCGGAACAGGCCAGCGCGACGGCGGCCGGTGGTGGGTGCAGCGTCCAGACCCGGGACGATCGGGGCCAGGATGGTGTGCAGCAGGCGGGTGAACTCGTGGTCCGGCAGCGCGGCGGTGACCGGCAGGCCGTCGTTGAGGGCGCGGGCGACGAGCGGCTCGAACGGCAGGACACCAGCGACGGGGCCCATGACCTGCTCGACGTCCCGGCCGGTCACGCCGCTGGCCGGGATCTCCTTGTTCAGGACGACCGCCTGGCTGGACGGTTCGACGCCGAGCCGCTCGAGCGTGTCGAGGTAGCTGCGAAGGTTGGCGATGGCGGGCACGTCGATCTGGGTGACGACGATGTGGTGGTCGGCGCGGTCCAGCGCGGCGAGGGTCTTCTCACCGAGCCCGGCAGGGCAGTCCAGGACGACGGCGTCGCAGCTGCGACGGAGCGCTCCGACCAGGGTCGTCACGTCGTCGCCGGTGATGGCGTCGCCGTGGACCGGGTCTGGCGGGGCGGCCAGGACACCGAAGCCGGAGGGCGCGTCGACCAGGGCGTCGGGGACGTGCTCGGCGACCAGGCGGCGGTCGTAGCGGCGGCCGGTGTCGTCGAACAGGCACTCGTACGCCGACGCGGTCGGGCGCAGCTGCAGCGACCCCGCGACCTTCCCGAACTGGGAGTCGAGGTCGGCCAGCACGACCTGCCCGCTGCCTTGTGACAGCAGGTGGGCCAGCGCCATCGACAGCATGGTCTTGCCGGCGCCACCGGAGGGCCCGGTGACGACGTGCACGGGGGCCAGCCGCGGCGGCGGGGTGCCGTCGGCACGGCGGGTCAGGGAGTCCTGGTGGACACCCCGGCGCTTGTGGACCAGCACGAGGGCCTGGCCGAGGGCATGGCGGAGGGCATCGTCGGCCAGCGGCAGGGTGACCAGCGCATCGGGGCGGGCACGGACGAAGGTGCTGAGGTCGGCGGGCTGGTGGTCGTTGATGGTGACGACCAGGCCCATGTCCGGCCGGGCCATGCGCACGTCGGCGAGCATCTCCAGCGCCGGGGAGTCGGCGTGTTCGGGACCGGCGACGATGACGTCCCACGGCTCGCCGTCGACGGCCTGCTGCAGCCCCGCCGTGTCGCGCAGGTGGGCCACGGACACACCCGGAAGGGCGAGCGGGGCGACCAGGTCGTCGCCGGCAGCGACCAGCAGGACGCGGGCGCCGGTCAGGTCAGCGGGCTGCTCGACCGCGGTCGCGGGCGCCGGGGTGGCCGACCGGGGCCGCGGAGCCGCGGGGGGCGGCGGGGTGATGCCGGCGCCGGGTGGCGGTGGCGGAGGCGGGCTGGCCGCCCCCGGGGGTGGTGGTGGCTGGAGGCGCAACATCTACTCCCCACCGTCCTGGCCGGTGTCGCCGTCGGAACCGGTGTTGCGCCGGGCCAGCTCGTCGGCCTCGGCCGCCTCCTGGGCGGCGCGGTCGGCTTCCAGCTGGGTGCGGGCCTCGCTGATCGACTGGGTGATCGCGGCTGGGTCGAGGTCATCGAAGGTGAAGCGCTCGCTGGTCGGGGCCGGGTCGTCGGCGTTGGCGAGGGAGAACCAGAGGGTGCCGTTCTGCTCGGCGAACACCAGCGTGGGCACGTCCTCGGGCCGGACCTTGAGGAGGAAGACCATGCCGCCGGCGGCAGCCTGCTCGTTGACCGCGGTGGCCTCACCGGTGAGCGTGCCGCGGGTGACGGCCAGGACCTCGGTGTGGGCCATCACGAGCTGGGTGAACGCCTCGCCGGCCACCGTCTGCCCGTCGGCCGTCGTCTGGGCCTGGGTGGTGGCGGTGTAGTACAGGTTCAGCAGCGATCCGGTGGTGGCGTAGCCCTCGACGCCGGGGGCGGGGCTCGCCTCGACGCTCAGGACCTCCCAGCCCTCGGGAACGACGAGGCCGCCCGCGGCGGGACCGACCGGTGCGAACTGGTCGGCGGTCAGGATCTCCCCGGGCCCGACCGGACGGGAGACCTGCTGGCCGAGGACGTCGTCGGGGCCGATCAGGGCGCGGGCCGGGACGAGCTCGACCGGCACGTCGCGAAGGACCGCGGCGGCCGCAACCTCCTCTGCGGGGGTTCCGGCGGCGATCCCGGCGTCGCTGGCCATCCAGACGGCAGCGGTCTCACCGGCCTTCTCGCCGGCGGAGCTGGTGACGAACAGGGCGAGCAGGACGGTCCCCGCGAGTCCGAGCAGGACGCCGACGAGGGCAAGTCGGTTGGCCTTCATGGTGGATGTGCCTTTCACATGCGGGACGTGGTGGTGGATTGCGAGGGGTCAGCGACGCAGGACGGGCTGGGCGCAGGTGGGGGCGTCCAGGGCCCACACGTCGGCGCCGGCGACGGTCATGCCGAGCTGCGGGGCGATCTGGGTCACGATGGCGTGGTCCAGCGCGCCCACGGTGCTGTTGAGCGCGCTGAGGAGGGGGCTGAGGAGCGGGGCGATCAGCGGGCTGACCGGCAGGCCGGCCACGGTGACGTTGGTGCTGACCGAGAGGGGGGTGACGCCGATGCTGCCGGGGCCGCTGGAGTGGGGGGCGGTCATCCCGTCGGTGAACGTCGTCGTGTCGACGGTCACGACGGTCGGGGGTGCGGTGGACGGTGCGGTACCGGCCACGACCGACACGTCGAGCAGCCGGATGTCCAGCAGCGGCACGACGGTGACGGAGACCTGCATGCTGGTGGCCAGCGACTCCCGCGCGACGGTTCGGTCGTACACGCTGACGTCCAGGGATCCGGGCGGGTTGGCGGTGCAGTCGATGTCGATGATCTCCGCCCTTGCCGTCGCCAGGTCCAGGGTCAGCGCGAAGCTGGGGTTGGCGGTGACCAGGGGGAGGGAGGTGAACGTGCCGCCGAGGCGGAGCTGCACCTGCGAGGTCTCGGCCACCGAGTCGTCGCAGGCCAGCACCGGTCCCTGGGTCACCCGGAGGGTGGCGGACAGCCCGGTCACCCCGGGGACGGTGACGGCCAGGCCCGGCACGGCGATGGCGTTGGTGCCGTTGGCGACGAACGCTGCGCCGGTGACGAGGTCGAGCACGTTCACCCGGGCGTCCGGCGCCGCGGTGCCGGCCTGTCCGACGGCCAGCAGGTCACCGAGGGCGATGGAGACCGACGACACCGACGTGGTGACGATGCCGTCCAGCAGGGCCGCGTGGGCGGTGTCGCCGCCGTTGCGGAGCACGTCGGCGGTCGCGGCGTACAGGTCGCCGAGGGTGACGACGGTCGCGGCGAGCTTCTGCGGGGTACCGGCGCCCAGCTCGGCGGCGAGGTCGCCGAGGGTGACGGTGGCGTCGACCAGCCCGGCGTAACCGACCAGCGTGGTGTTCAGCGCGCCGCCGAGGATCGGGTCCAGCAGCGGTGACGAAGCGGAGTCGAGGCCAAGGGCGAAGGAGCCCAGGCGGATGCAGGCCGAGCCGGGCGAGCCGGGGCGGAGGCCGTTGGCGGTCGCGACGGCCGAGCGGGTGGCGGGGCCGCTGGCCGGGCCGCCGAACCCGGCCGTGAAGGCGAAGGGGACGCGGCCGGCGATGGTCACGCGGACGGCGTCGGGGACGTCGCTGGTGGCGATGGAGGTGAAGCTGCCGTCGGCGGCCAGGAGCCCGGCCTCGACGTCGACCTGCTCGACCGTGCCGACGTTGTCGGTGTTGCGGGCCAGGCTGGCGGCGAGGGGACCGGCGTTCCAGGCGGCCTCGACGTCGGCGCGGGTCCCGGCGTCCAGGCGGCGGGCCAGATCCAGGGCGACGACGTCGGCGGTGGCCTGCAGGTCCCGTGCGAGGACGCGCTGCATGCCGAGGTCGACCGCGAAGGCCGTCACGGACAGCAGCACGACCAGCAGCAGGGCGAAGATCGGAAGCACGGCACCCCGCTCGTCGGCGGGGTCCAGGCGGCGCCGGATGGCGGCGGTCACGTCAGCTGACCTCCGCCGCGGCCTCGTAGACGAGGTGGTCGGGCATCGGGACCAGCGACCCGACGGCGGCGATGAGGGGGAAGTTGCCGTAGTCGTAGTCGAGCTCGACGAACGCGCAGCCGTGCAGGCCGCAGGTGTCGTCGATGACGACGGTGCAGGTCATGCCGGGGCTGGCGCACGTGACGCCGTAGCCGACCGCGCGGTCGACGGCGTCGAGGGCGCGGGCTTCACGGTCGGCGTTGGGCAGGCCGGCCGGGGTGACCGCGGCGGCGCGGGCCCCCTCCGCGGCGGCCTGGCTGATGGCCTGCCGGAAGCTCAGCATGTAGCCGTAGGAGATGATCCCGAGGACCAGGACCATCAGCGGCACCAGGATCGCGGCGAACTCGACCGTGGCGGCGCCACGTTCGTCGTCCAGGCGGTCGATGGTGCGCATCTCACGAGTCCTTCGGCAGGTCGGCGGGTGTGGTGAGGGGTCGGGTGGGCGTGCGGTGGGGGATGTGCGCTGGCCGGGACCGTCGTGGTCCCGGCCAGGCGAGGTTGGAACGGGCCGCGCGCTCGCGGCGATCGGGCGGCCCGTGTGGTCTGACTACGGGCAGTTGGTGTTGGTGGCGCTGGCAGCCGTGTCGATCGCAGTGCAGGTGTCGGTGAAGCTGGTGTTCAGCACGCCACCCAGGGCGGCGACCGCGGCGATGATGACGACGGCGATGAGGGCGACCATCAGGCCGTACTCGACGGCGGTGGCGCCGCGCTCGTCCTTGACGCGCAGGGACAGCATGTGGGCGAAGGTGGTGATGGTGGTGATCATGGCGGTGGGTCCTCCCTGGACTCTTACGCTGGGTGAAGGTGGGTTGCCTTTGCGTGACTTAACTATCGGTGGGCATGCGTACGCTCGGTATGGCGAAAGAGGGCCATTTCATGGGATCAGGAAGAACTAGTTCTCGACCCGAACGGCGCGTCGTCGGGCTCGTCGTGGCGGTGTGCGTGGTGCTGGCGAGCGCCTGCGGGCCCACTACCACGGCCCCCACGACGCCGACCACGGTCCCGGTTCCGAGCGGAACCGGCGACACCGCGGACACGGCCGACGGCACCGTGACGCCCGCGCCTGCGCCGGGTGCCACGCCCACCGGGGACCCGGGGGAACCGGCCGCGCCCGGCGCCACGGAGGCACCCGCCCCGGCATCGCCCACCGCCGACGATGCATCCGCGGCCACCCCTCCACCTGCCCCTGCGGACACACCCGCCGGTCCGACCCCCATCGATGCCGACGGTCCGCTTGCCAGCGCCTGCCGTCCCCTCCTCCAGCCGGCCATCGCCTCCCGCGTGATCGAGGTCGACGCCCAGGCCGGCGCCGAGCTGTCCGGGGCGGTCCTCGACCACCTCGCCGGCACGCTGCGACAGGTCGCCGACGCCCCGGGCGGGGTCACCGTCGATGCGTCGGGCCGTATCGAGGGCGAGGCCCGCGAGTGGACGCTGGAGGACATCCGCGCGGTCGAGGCCGGGTCGCGCTCCATCCCCCAGACCGGCGACACGGCGGTCGTGCACGTCGTCGCCCTGCGAGGCCAGCCCGACCAGTCCGACCCCGGCATCGCCTCATCCATCGGCATCGCGTTCGGGGCGACGTCGTTCGTGGTCTTCCCCGACCGGGTCGACGACCTCGCCATCCTCCTCGGGGGTGCCGACGCCATCCTGAGGGCCGTCGTGGTCCACGAGCTCGGTCACGTCCTGTGCCTGGTCAACCTCTCCTACGAGTCCGAGATCGACCACGAGGACCCCGACCATCCCGGCCACAGCCGCGACAGCGGCTCGGTGATGTTCCACGCGATCGAGACGACCGCGATCGGCCAGCTCTTCCAGGGTCCGCCGCCGTCGACGTTCACCGCCGAGGACCTCGCCGACCTCGAGGGGCTCCGGACGGGTCGCTACTGACCGCGAGGGGTTCGTCATCGGGTCGTGGGTCGATGTGGCGCAGCGGTCGGCAGCGCGTCGGCGGCTGGCATATGGTCCGAAGCCGGCGCGTCCCGGCGGGGTCCGCGTCTTGCCGGGGTGCTGTCGGTGGGACCCCCTCGAGCCAAGGAGTGACCATGCGAACAGCCATCACCCGTATGACGACGACCGTGTGCACCATGGCACTGCTGCTCGTGGGGGCCATCCCCGCGAGTGCCCAGGGCGGGTTCCGCCTGGCGGGCGGTGTCGACAGCGGACAACCGGTCGAGGCATCGTTGGCGGTGTCGCAGGAGGTCATCCAGGACGGCGCGGCGGGCGCAGTGGTCCTCGGGCGGAGCGACAACTTCGCAGACAACCTCGGTGGGGCAGTCCTGGCACGAACCGTCAACGGCCCCCTCCTGCTCAACCCGCGTGACCAGCTGGACTCGCGGATAGCCGCGGAGATCGCGCGGGTCCTGCCCCCGCAGCAGGCGGACTGCCAGGCGCTTGCCAGCCAGGGGGAGGCCGAGGTGTACATCCTCGGGGGGACCGGCGCCATCGCCCAGGACATCGAGAACCAGCTGGCCGGCAACTTCTGCGTCCTGCGGTTGTCGGGTCCCTCGCGCGTGGAGACCTCCGTCGAGGTCGCCGGGCAGGTCGAGCGAGTTCTGCAGAACCGCGGCGGCTTCAACGGCTACCGGTATCTCATCGCGCGAGCGGACAACGCCGTGGACTCCGCGACGGGCGGGGCGTACGGCGGCATCTTCGGCATCCCGATCCTGGTGACCGCGTCCGATTCGTTGCATCCGGCAGTGGAGTCCTACCTCGCCGGCGGCGCTGCCGAGGTGGCCATCCTCGGTGGGCAGGCTGCGGTGAGCGCCGACGTCGAACGGCGCATCGACGAGGTGCTTGCCCCGCAGGGCACCGTGTCCTACCGGCTCTCGGGGGCGTCGCGAGATGACACCGCTCGCGTCATTGCCGAGGACTTCGCCAGCCGGCG is part of the Euzebya rosea genome and harbors:
- a CDS encoding cell wall-binding repeat-containing protein; this encodes MALLLVGAIPASAQGGFRLAGGVDSGQPVEASLAVSQEVIQDGAAGAVVLGRSDNFADNLGGAVLARTVNGPLLLNPRDQLDSRIAAEIARVLPPQQADCQALASQGEAEVYILGGTGAIAQDIENQLAGNFCVLRLSGPSRVETSVEVAGQVERVLQNRGGFNGYRYLIARADNAVDSATGGAYGGIFGIPILVTASDSLHPAVESYLAGGAAEVAILGGQAAVSADVERRIDEVLAPQGTVSYRLSGASRDDTARVIAEDFASRRGGINDVTLVNGFIDDAWVFALTSAAVNPGEPVLYVQRDDLLQTTRSFIQSRAPLTGVNVFGSTNVVSDAVLADARAAAS
- a CDS encoding type II secretion system F family protein, producing the protein MDASIVQDVSLVGILGAGLLLTGGLVLLLVSWQNRRARGVERLRRVLADDTGTEHDPSLAATWSALVRAAEDIGSGSGLYASLADKLTRAGWVLKPTEFLLLLGGLSLGAGALGWVLDGVLVAAMFALAFPIATYLLLSGRADRYSSRCDEQLPEALGQMGSAMRSGHSLQQALEGYATHGSAPLAGEFARVLADTRVGRPLDDALLAMGERVGSTDLRWAVRAMLIQRRTGGKLAEILDVLAEFMHDRMEIRREVRALTAEGKISAIILMALPFVVLAGVMTTNAAYLQPMLTNPLGRVMILGALGAMGLAWFLIRGIIKVEV
- a CDS encoding AAA family ATPase; its protein translation is MLRLQPPPPPGAASPPPPPPPGAGITPPPPAAPRPRSATPAPATAVEQPADLTGARVLLVAAGDDLVAPLALPGVSVAHLRDTAGLQQAVDGEPWDVIVAGPEHADSPALEMLADVRMARPDMGLVVTINDHQPADLSTFVRARPDALVTLPLADDALRHALGQALVLVHKRRGVHQDSLTRRADGTPPPRLAPVHVVTGPSGGAGKTMLSMALAHLLSQGSGQVVLADLDSQFGKVAGSLQLRPTASAYECLFDDTGRRYDRRLVAEHVPDALVDAPSGFGVLAAPPDPVHGDAITGDDVTTLVGALRRSCDAVVLDCPAGLGEKTLAALDRADHHIVVTQIDVPAIANLRSYLDTLERLGVEPSSQAVVLNKEIPASGVTGRDVEQVMGPVAGVLPFEPLVARALNDGLPVTAALPDHEFTRLLHTILAPIVPGLDAAPTTGRRRAGLFRRS
- the cpaB gene encoding Flp pilus assembly protein CpaB; translated protein: MKANRLALVGVLLGLAGTVLLALFVTSSAGEKAGETAAVWMASDAGIAAGTPAEEVAAAAVLRDVPVELVPARALIGPDDVLGQQVSRPVGPGEILTADQFAPVGPAAGGLVVPEGWEVLSVEASPAPGVEGYATTGSLLNLYYTATTQAQTTADGQTVAGEAFTQLVMAHTEVLAVTRGTLTGEATAVNEQAAAGGMVFLLKVRPEDVPTLVFAEQNGTLWFSLANADDPAPTSERFTFDDLDPAAITQSISEARTQLEADRAAQEAAEADELARRNTGSDGDTGQDGGE
- a CDS encoding CpaF family protein, whose translation is MKLSDRLGTAPPPPPAAPAPVAASTPVVAPTPAVPDRSGPPPTPPADLGRGRVGEDWLARKRRIQAHIIDGLGPLLSAGTAGIDLAAEVRNRFDDAVVATNTVTNTGQRQRLLAEVTADILGHGPIEPLLADPDVTEIMVNGPDDIFVERAGRIEATDVRFDDERHLRHVIDRIVSSVGRRVDESSPMCDARLADGSRVNVILPPLSLKGPVMTIRKFPEQPLLMEDLVQVGSLSAATAQFLSACVEGKLNILVSGGTGTGKTTVLNAVSQFVPAGERIVSIEDAAELQLNQPHVIPLETRPPNAEGAGQVTIRDLVRNALRMRPDRIIVGEVRGPEALDMLQAMNTGHEGSLTTVHANSPRDALSRLETMILMSGVELGLRAIREQVGSALDLMVHLDRLGDGRRVISAIEEVQGLEGDVITTQTLFAYHFTEGGRDTSSSAGYLRPTGFRPKVLDKLQRSGVRIDRGLFAELPDTSRKGR
- a CDS encoding pilus assembly protein TadG-related protein; the protein is MTAAIRRRLDPADERGAVLPIFALLLVVLLSVTAFAVDLGMQRVLARDLQATADVVALDLARRLDAGTRADVEAAWNAGPLAASLARNTDNVGTVEQVDVEAGLLAADGSFTSIATSDVPDAVRVTIAGRVPFAFTAGFGGPASGPATRSAVATANGLRPGSPGSACIRLGSFALGLDSASSPLLDPILGGALNTTLVGYAGLVDATVTLGDLAAELGAGTPQKLAATVVTLGDLYAATADVLRNGGDTAHAALLDGIVTTSVSSVSIALGDLLAVGQAGTAAPDARVNVLDLVTGAAFVANGTNAIAVPGLAVTVPGVTGLSATLRVTQGPVLACDDSVAETSQVQLRLGGTFTSLPLVTANPSFALTLDLATARAEIIDIDCTANPPGSLDVSVYDRTVARESLATSMQVSVTVVPLLDIRLLDVSVVAGTAPSTAPPTVVTVDTTTFTDGMTAPHSSGPGSIGVTPLSVSTNVTVAGLPVSPLIAPLLSPLLSALNSTVGALDHAIVTQIAPQLGMTVAGADVWALDAPTCAQPVLRR
- a CDS encoding TadE/TadG family type IV pilus assembly protein is translated as MRTIDRLDDERGAATVEFAAILVPLMVLVLGIISYGYMLSFRQAISQAAAEGARAAAVTPAGLPNADREARALDAVDRAVGYGVTCASPGMTCTVVIDDTCGLHGCAFVELDYDYGNFPLIAAVGSLVPMPDHLVYEAAAEVS
- a CDS encoding Flp family type IVb pilin, with the translated sequence MITTITTFAHMLSLRVKDERGATAVEYGLMVALIAVVIIAAVAALGGVLNTSFTDTCTAIDTAASATNTNCP